In one window of Vibrio sp. JC009 DNA:
- a CDS encoding two-component system response regulator, whose amino-acid sequence MAKEKATVLVVDDTPENIDVLSEVLKEQYRVKAALNGKIALKIAKATPRPDIILLDVMMPEIDGYEVCKKLKQDPDTCKIPVIFVTAKTATEDEEYGFSVGAADYITKPISAPIVLSRVRTQLSLYDQSRHLEKLVRVRTSELNDTRLEVIRRLGRAAEYKDNETGLHVVRMSKYTQLLARKLSDDEAWIDLLYNAAPMHDIGKIGIPDGVLLKPGKLDADEWATMQKHAEYGAEIIGEHASPLLHMAREVALYHHEKWNGKGYPYGLSGEAIPLTARIIAIADVFDALTSERPYKKAWSVEDALNLIQEEAGEHFDPSLVPLFIECVPDIIEIMQQYADH is encoded by the coding sequence ATGGCAAAAGAGAAAGCAACGGTACTGGTCGTTGATGATACGCCGGAAAACATTGATGTACTGAGCGAAGTACTGAAGGAGCAATATCGGGTAAAAGCAGCACTTAATGGCAAAATTGCACTGAAGATTGCCAAAGCTACGCCTCGCCCCGATATTATCCTTCTTGATGTTATGATGCCTGAGATTGATGGCTATGAGGTTTGTAAAAAGCTCAAACAAGACCCTGATACCTGCAAGATTCCGGTTATCTTTGTCACTGCAAAGACGGCAACTGAAGATGAAGAGTACGGCTTTTCTGTTGGTGCTGCGGACTACATTACCAAGCCAATTAGTGCGCCTATAGTCCTTTCCCGTGTCAGAACCCAACTGAGTTTGTATGATCAGTCCCGCCACCTGGAAAAACTGGTCCGTGTCAGAACCTCTGAGCTAAATGATACCCGGCTTGAGGTTATCCGCCGGCTTGGTCGTGCTGCTGAATACAAAGACAATGAAACCGGGCTGCATGTCGTCCGCATGAGCAAATATACTCAGCTTCTTGCCCGTAAACTGTCTGATGATGAAGCCTGGATTGATCTTCTGTACAACGCAGCTCCCATGCATGATATTGGTAAAATTGGCATCCCGGACGGTGTTTTGTTAAAGCCGGGAAAGCTGGATGCTGATGAGTGGGCAACGATGCAAAAGCATGCGGAATACGGTGCAGAGATCATTGGCGAGCATGCTTCTCCTCTGCTTCATATGGCTCGTGAAGTGGCGCTTTATCACCATGAAAAATGGAATGGTAAGGGCTATCCTTATGGTTTATCCGGGGAAGCAATTCCATTAACTGCCCGGATTATTGCCATAGCGGATGTGTTTGATGCATTGACCAGTGAACGTCCTTATAAAAAGGCCTGGTCTGTGGAAGATGCGTTAAACTTAATTCAGGAAGAAGCGGGTGAACATTTTGACCCTTCTCTGGTACCGTTGTTTATAGAATGTGTGCCGGATATTATTGAGATCATGCAGCAATACGCTGATCATTAA
- a CDS encoding L-serine ammonia-lyase yields MLSIFDIYKIGVGPSSSHTNGPMIAGYQFANKLDSRLDQVSRVQVDLYGSLSLTGIGHHTDRATILGLLGNKPDAIDIAAANKLMADSIKAGELPLLGKRTVKFDRDGDILFHTDNLPLHENGMSISAFDAEGQLVEKEIYYSIGGGFIATADELQQGNSGGSETEVEFPFHSAEELLQQAEDNGFCLGGLVMRNELAFRTDEEINQMTDKIWKVMSSCVTTGLETEGILEGGLNVTRRAPALLKKLEANRALTNDPMEIMDWINAYAFAASEQNASGGQVITSPTNGASGVIPAVLMYYNQFIRPLDTKALRDFIAVSGAIGILYKTNASISGAEVGCQGEVGVSSSMAAAGLTALRGGSNEQICIAAEIAMEHSLGMTCDPIGGLVQVPCIERNAMGAIKAINASRMALKRTSKCLISLDKVIDTMYQTGKDMNKKYRETSLGGLAVIHMAPPCE; encoded by the coding sequence ATGCTATCTATCTTTGATATCTACAAAATCGGAGTTGGTCCATCCAGCTCCCATACTAACGGCCCGATGATTGCCGGATACCAGTTTGCAAACAAGCTGGATTCCAGGCTGGATCAGGTATCCAGAGTTCAGGTTGACCTGTACGGCTCTTTGTCTCTGACCGGTATCGGTCACCACACTGACAGAGCCACGATTCTGGGCCTACTGGGCAATAAGCCTGACGCGATTGATATTGCTGCAGCAAATAAACTGATGGCAGACAGTATCAAAGCCGGTGAGCTGCCTTTACTCGGAAAGCGCACCGTAAAATTTGATCGTGATGGCGATATTCTGTTTCATACAGATAACCTGCCGCTTCATGAAAACGGCATGAGTATTTCTGCATTTGATGCAGAGGGTCAGTTGGTTGAGAAAGAAATTTACTACTCAATTGGCGGGGGCTTTATTGCCACTGCTGATGAACTGCAGCAAGGCAACAGCGGCGGCTCAGAAACCGAAGTGGAGTTTCCGTTTCATTCAGCCGAAGAGCTGTTGCAGCAGGCCGAAGATAACGGTTTCTGCCTTGGCGGGCTGGTCATGCGCAATGAGCTGGCTTTCAGAACTGATGAAGAGATTAACCAGATGACAGATAAGATCTGGAAAGTGATGTCTTCATGTGTCACAACAGGCCTGGAAACCGAAGGAATTCTGGAGGGCGGCCTGAATGTCACCCGCCGTGCACCGGCCCTGCTGAAAAAGCTGGAAGCTAACCGCGCTCTGACCAACGACCCAATGGAAATCATGGACTGGATTAATGCTTACGCCTTTGCCGCCAGTGAGCAAAATGCCTCCGGCGGACAGGTGATCACCTCTCCGACCAACGGCGCTTCCGGCGTTATCCCGGCCGTACTCATGTACTACAACCAGTTTATCCGCCCTCTTGATACTAAAGCCCTGCGCGACTTTATTGCCGTTTCCGGTGCCATCGGCATTCTGTATAAAACCAATGCGTCCATTTCCGGTGCTGAAGTAGGCTGTCAGGGTGAAGTGGGCGTCTCTTCTTCTATGGCAGCAGCGGGCCTGACGGCCCTTAGAGGTGGCAGCAACGAGCAGATCTGTATCGCCGCTGAAATCGCCATGGAGCATTCACTGGGAATGACTTGTGACCCTATCGGTGGTCTGGTTCAGGTTCCTTGTATTGAACGTAATGCCATGGGCGCAATTAAAGCAATTAACGCATCACGTATGGCGCTTAAGCGCACCAGTAAGTGTCTGATCTCTCTGGATAAGGTGATTGATACTATGTATCAGACGGGTAAAGATATGAATAAGAAGTACCGCGAGACCTCGCTTGGCGGGCTTGCCGTAATTCATATGGCCCCGCCGTGTGAGTGA
- a CDS encoding response regulator yields the protein MVNENIFKRGHYLVSLVTVTVVIFIAGIFYWSDKYFSAVERYALTDELVYHLNTARLHELSYTRDNLDSEAQKTLDSIDEIFSILNRYDNEIEEELEGLSKEVKIFIDELNSYRDHFSNFVSQRRAAGELRSAVSDFATKALHLIKEQKISAQKTAEQQRLDIKALTERINVISGNTEGVTDIIVLADRTQVYETRFANSHRKDDLEYMLTESQAMSKTISGLMYTVKNSQSLELVGDLSATYESYMRVLGSVRNEYATSKDQAVTGSAEYKSMNRLLSELVSYTLDLKANQDRVLTGKRLELAEKQGELGRSVWIYSEVDELLKDLNESIQMEKDFSQLDSSRTQAMYARTVAEKLGHLVSGASELASEINDQEQRQGVETFISYVNQYMTFFKEVVELDMANSDDTSIMTVSVVNASDMLLAYKEISSATMESSRKKTDFIFIVAVVFAVTLLLLMMDIRKAQSKMKTLADNLKKANEESEEKRRTLVTLFNNIPDALFVKDNDGVYTDVNPTFAKITGKTKEQIVGSRDTEVYDYAPELAQKIQATDCLIREECTMKNYEQWVEDKSTNQQMLLDLMLAPMVDDDGESQGYLGIARDITQRKLHEDELHQSKLEAEAANRSKSDFLANMSHEIRTPMNAIIGMANLALDTELSQQQRGYVERLSSSAESLLGIINDILDFSKIEAGKMDIERAEFRLEEVIENFGNLVGLRAQEKNLEFNFDIEPRLPTALIGDSLRLGQVLTNLGNNAVKFTDNGGEILVKLSVAEESADEVTLKFAVQDNGIGMTSEQQSKLFQSFTQADSSTTRKYGGTGLGLTISKRFVNLMGGEIWVESEAGVGSTFFFTAKLGKQKRQLDFRKEVSDKVGQLRVLVVASNATSRAIYAQQLTGLDFDVVTEDCPATAISRLEIVDQPNPFDVLLIDWDLPVLSGLDTVRTIENNPNIINKPKAILMAPYGKEQLSESAENLGVNGILNKPITPSSMLDSILIALGKEVVFEHRSADKPQLLNEAQDKLRGAHILLVEDNEVNQELAMELLRKAEIKVTVANNGAEALEKVAGQEFDGVLMDCQMPVMDGYAATRHIREKEKYAALPIIAMTANAMVGDREKVLAAGMNDHIAKPIDVEDMFVTMAKWIKPNPSRKEPVVNESSEEVQDIPLLDSIDQKEGLKRTQNNKSLYNKLLKLFANNNAGLPERFDVYVREQDWDSAEREAHTLKSTAGTIGAGEIQQLAEQLEQACNEKSEQADQVLQELTAKLTPIVSALEAFYSGVQKQAVETSCNKGEVKETIAALEALIEEYDTEARVVAQKLEQQLSSSPLAQDAGKIVDAIEGYDFDGAEQSLKDLIGKLEL from the coding sequence TTGGTTAACGAAAATATCTTCAAGCGAGGCCATTATCTGGTTTCGCTTGTCACCGTTACGGTAGTTATCTTTATTGCCGGAATCTTTTACTGGTCTGATAAATATTTTTCAGCAGTAGAGCGCTATGCCCTGACCGATGAGCTGGTATATCACCTGAACACTGCCAGATTGCATGAACTTTCCTATACCCGAGATAACCTGGATTCAGAAGCTCAGAAAACCCTTGATTCCATTGATGAAATTTTTAGTATTCTTAACCGTTATGACAATGAGATAGAAGAAGAGCTGGAAGGGCTGAGTAAAGAAGTAAAGATCTTTATCGATGAACTGAATAGCTACCGGGATCACTTTTCTAATTTCGTTAGCCAGCGCCGCGCTGCAGGAGAGCTGAGAAGCGCCGTTTCAGATTTTGCCACCAAAGCGCTTCATTTGATTAAAGAGCAGAAAATCAGTGCGCAGAAAACGGCAGAACAGCAACGTCTTGATATTAAAGCTCTGACTGAGCGGATAAATGTGATCTCCGGAAATACCGAAGGCGTCACGGATATCATTGTGCTGGCCGACCGTACTCAGGTTTATGAAACCCGCTTTGCCAATTCTCACCGCAAGGATGATCTGGAATATATGCTGACCGAGAGTCAGGCGATGTCGAAGACGATTTCAGGCCTGATGTACACAGTAAAAAACAGTCAGAGTCTGGAGCTTGTCGGCGATCTTAGTGCAACTTATGAGTCTTATATGCGTGTGCTGGGAAGTGTCAGAAATGAATATGCAACATCAAAAGATCAGGCTGTAACCGGCAGCGCTGAATACAAATCCATGAATCGTCTGTTAAGTGAGCTTGTCAGCTATACGCTTGATCTGAAAGCCAATCAGGACAGAGTGCTGACCGGTAAACGTCTGGAGCTGGCGGAAAAGCAGGGTGAGCTTGGCAGGAGCGTCTGGATATATAGCGAAGTTGATGAATTGCTAAAAGATCTGAATGAATCTATCCAGATGGAGAAGGATTTTTCTCAACTGGACTCATCTCGTACGCAGGCTATGTATGCCCGAACGGTTGCGGAAAAGTTGGGCCATCTGGTATCAGGTGCATCGGAGCTCGCTTCAGAAATTAACGATCAGGAGCAAAGACAAGGGGTAGAAACTTTCATCTCTTACGTGAACCAGTATATGACCTTTTTTAAAGAGGTGGTTGAGCTGGATATGGCGAACTCTGATGATACCAGCATCATGACGGTTTCGGTGGTCAATGCCAGTGATATGCTGCTTGCGTACAAGGAAATATCCAGCGCAACAATGGAGTCGTCACGCAAGAAAACCGACTTTATCTTTATTGTGGCCGTGGTGTTTGCTGTCACTCTTCTGTTGCTGATGATGGATATCCGTAAAGCGCAGTCAAAAATGAAAACTCTTGCGGATAATCTTAAAAAGGCCAATGAAGAGTCCGAAGAGAAACGCAGAACTCTGGTCACTCTGTTTAACAATATTCCTGACGCCCTGTTTGTGAAAGATAACGATGGTGTTTACACCGATGTGAATCCGACCTTCGCGAAAATTACAGGAAAAACCAAAGAGCAGATTGTCGGCAGCAGAGATACCGAGGTTTATGATTATGCGCCGGAGCTGGCGCAGAAGATTCAGGCAACAGACTGTCTGATCCGTGAAGAGTGTACGATGAAGAACTATGAGCAGTGGGTTGAGGATAAGTCTACTAATCAGCAGATGCTTCTGGATCTCATGCTTGCGCCTATGGTGGATGATGATGGCGAGAGTCAGGGATATCTTGGGATTGCCCGTGATATTACCCAGCGAAAGCTGCATGAAGATGAGTTGCATCAGTCCAAACTGGAAGCAGAGGCTGCCAATCGTTCGAAATCAGACTTTCTTGCCAATATGAGCCATGAAATCCGTACTCCGATGAATGCCATTATTGGTATGGCTAACCTGGCGCTGGATACGGAACTGAGCCAGCAGCAGCGCGGATATGTTGAAAGACTGAGCAGCAGTGCAGAATCCCTTTTAGGCATTATCAATGACATCCTGGATTTTTCTAAAATTGAAGCCGGGAAAATGGATATTGAGCGTGCCGAGTTCCGGCTGGAAGAGGTTATCGAAAACTTTGGTAACCTGGTTGGACTAAGGGCACAGGAAAAAAATCTGGAGTTTAACTTCGATATTGAACCGAGACTGCCAACGGCACTTATCGGTGACTCACTTCGTCTGGGCCAGGTACTGACCAACCTGGGGAACAACGCCGTTAAGTTTACCGATAACGGGGGGGAGATTCTGGTTAAGCTCTCTGTGGCGGAGGAGTCAGCAGATGAGGTTACTCTTAAGTTTGCTGTTCAGGACAATGGTATTGGCATGACGTCTGAGCAACAGAGCAAGCTGTTCCAGTCATTCACCCAGGCGGATTCTTCTACAACCCGGAAATATGGAGGCACAGGGCTTGGCCTGACCATTTCCAAGCGCTTTGTTAACCTAATGGGCGGGGAAATTTGGGTTGAGAGTGAGGCTGGTGTTGGCTCTACTTTCTTCTTTACTGCCAAACTGGGTAAGCAGAAACGTCAGCTGGATTTCCGCAAAGAGGTATCGGACAAGGTAGGTCAGCTGCGTGTTTTAGTAGTTGCTAGCAACGCCACTTCGCGGGCCATCTACGCACAGCAACTAACCGGACTGGATTTTGATGTTGTAACTGAAGACTGCCCGGCAACGGCGATATCACGACTGGAAATTGTTGATCAGCCCAATCCGTTTGATGTATTGCTAATTGATTGGGATTTGCCGGTACTTAGCGGGTTGGATACGGTACGAACAATCGAAAACAATCCGAATATCATCAATAAACCGAAAGCGATTCTGATGGCACCTTATGGCAAGGAGCAACTGTCCGAATCTGCGGAAAATCTGGGCGTGAACGGTATTCTGAATAAGCCGATCACGCCATCGAGTATGCTCGATTCCATTCTGATTGCGCTTGGTAAAGAGGTGGTCTTTGAGCACAGGTCGGCAGATAAGCCTCAGCTTCTGAATGAGGCTCAGGATAAATTGCGTGGCGCGCACATTCTTCTGGTAGAAGATAACGAGGTGAACCAGGAACTGGCTATGGAACTGCTGCGAAAAGCCGAAATTAAGGTGACGGTTGCAAATAACGGCGCAGAAGCACTGGAGAAGGTTGCTGGACAAGAGTTTGATGGCGTGCTTATGGACTGTCAGATGCCGGTGATGGATGGTTACGCTGCCACAAGGCATATCCGTGAAAAAGAGAAGTACGCCGCTCTGCCTATTATCGCGATGACAGCAAACGCTATGGTGGGAGACAGAGAAAAAGTGCTGGCAGCGGGCATGAATGACCATATTGCCAAGCCGATAGATGTTGAAGATATGTTTGTCACTATGGCGAAATGGATAAAACCTAATCCGTCCAGAAAAGAGCCGGTTGTAAACGAGTCATCTGAAGAAGTGCAGGATATTCCGCTGCTGGATTCCATTGATCAGAAAGAAGGTCTTAAACGGACGCAAAACAACAAGTCTTTATACAATAAGCTGTTGAAGTTATTTGCCAACAATAATGCAGGTTTGCCGGAAAGGTTTGATGTTTACGTCAGGGAACAGGACTGGGATAGTGCAGAACGTGAGGCGCATACTCTGAAAAGCACGGCCGGTACAATCGGAGCCGGTGAAATTCAGCAACTGGCGGAGCAACTGGAGCAGGCATGTAACGAGAAGTCGGAACAGGCTGATCAGGTGTTGCAGGAGCTGACTGCCAAACTTACCCCTATCGTTTCAGCTCTGGAAGCCTTCTATTCGGGAGTGCAGAAGCAAGCGGTAGAAACCAGCTGTAACAAGGGTGAGGTAAAAGAGACGATTGCCGCTTTAGAGGCTCTGATAGAAGAGTACGATACTGAAGCGCGGGTTGTGGCTCAGAAACTGGAGCAGCAGCTAAGCAGTTCGCCGTTAGCGCAGGATGCAGGAAAAATTGTGGATGCGATTGAGGGTTATGACTTTGATGGCGCAGAGCAGAGTCTGAAGGATTTGATTGGTAAGCTAGAACTCTGA